A single window of Vibrio sp. SCSIO 43137 DNA harbors:
- the gspC gene encoding type II secretion system protein GspC, producing MQLNLGRDAKLTGFLTHLPSAFISFQSKISFFIAALLVVCTAWITGQLVWQLAEQSDTSVSRWSAKPVIVSQPLATRANPINEILNANLFGKYSENNRVKQVVKPVVQNAPQTRLNLILVGAVTSSNEAASLAVISNKGKQATYGIGEQIEGTQAKLKAVFVDRVIIDNSGRDETLMLEGVKYSKISSGTETQQPQRRGVGNNPTPAGDDLSSIRNQILEDPRSILNYIQLSQVKKDGQLMGYRVRPGSQRKLFDSVGLKEGDIAIGLNGEDLTDPASMGKIWQSINDLTELNLTVERDGQNYDIYIEF from the coding sequence ATGCAATTAAATTTAGGCCGTGATGCAAAACTGACGGGCTTTTTGACGCATTTACCCTCGGCGTTTATCAGCTTCCAGTCTAAGATCAGTTTTTTTATCGCTGCGCTGTTGGTTGTTTGTACCGCATGGATTACTGGTCAATTAGTGTGGCAATTAGCAGAGCAGAGTGATACTTCAGTATCTCGTTGGTCTGCCAAACCGGTAATTGTCAGTCAGCCGCTTGCTACTAGAGCCAACCCCATTAACGAGATTCTCAATGCCAATCTTTTTGGCAAGTATTCCGAAAATAATAGAGTAAAACAGGTGGTTAAACCTGTGGTTCAGAATGCGCCGCAGACCCGTCTGAACCTGATTCTGGTTGGTGCCGTTACCAGCAGCAATGAAGCGGCCAGTCTGGCGGTCATCTCTAACAAAGGTAAACAGGCTACTTACGGTATCGGTGAGCAGATTGAAGGTACACAGGCTAAGCTTAAGGCAGTGTTTGTTGATCGCGTCATTATTGATAACTCAGGACGAGATGAAACCCTGATGCTGGAAGGGGTTAAGTATTCAAAAATTTCATCGGGTACTGAAACTCAGCAGCCTCAGCGAAGAGGCGTTGGCAATAACCCTACGCCGGCAGGCGATGATTTAAGCAGCATCCGCAATCAGATACTGGAGGATCCGCGCAGTATTCTGAACTATATCCAGCTTTCTCAGGTAAAAAAAGACGGTCAACTGATGGGTTATCGGGTGCGACCGGGCAGTCAAAGAAAGCTGTTTGATTCTGTCGGTCTGAAAGAGGGTGATATTGCTATTGGCCTGAATGGTGAAGATCTGACGGATCCGGCTTCGATGGGCAAAATCTGGCAGTCCATTAATGACCTGACAGAGCTTAACCTTACGGTTGAGCGTGACGGCCAGAATTACGACATATATATAGAATTTTAA
- the gspE gene encoding type II secretion system ATPase GspE produces MSAMVSYLPRLPFSFAKRHQVVLEHQQQGEASLLFYVEPLSMEILAEVQRVTDAAFNPVVTSAEEFEEKLTQVYQRDSSEARQLMEDIGADNDDFFSLAEELPQNEDLLEAEDDAPIIKLINAMLGEAIKESASDIHIETFEQSLSIRFRVDGVLREVLAPSRKLAPLLVSRVKVMAKLDIAEKRVPQDGRISLRIGGRAVDVRVSTMPSSHGERVVMRLLDKHATRLDLHSLGMTKSNHDSFQKLISRPHGIILVTGPTGSGKSTTLYAGLQELNSSERNILTVEDPIEFDIDGIGQTQVNPKVDMTFARGLRAILRQDPDVVMVGEIRDLETAQIAVQASLTGHLVMSTLHTNTAVGAITRLRDMGIEPFLISSSLLGVLAQRLVRTLCPDCKQAYQADKEQKKLFNIGESEQLMLYKAMGCEACNYKGYRGRTGIHELLMVDDDVQELIHSEVGEQAVEKAIRAKTPSIRDDGLSKVLQGLTTLEEVMRVTKEV; encoded by the coding sequence ATGTCCGCAATGGTGTCATATCTGCCAAGGCTGCCGTTTAGTTTTGCCAAAAGGCACCAGGTTGTTCTTGAGCATCAGCAGCAGGGCGAAGCCTCTTTGCTCTTCTATGTTGAACCTTTATCAATGGAGATACTGGCTGAGGTACAAAGGGTCACCGACGCGGCCTTTAACCCGGTTGTGACCAGTGCGGAAGAGTTTGAAGAGAAGCTGACTCAGGTGTACCAACGTGACTCTTCTGAAGCGCGTCAGTTGATGGAAGATATTGGTGCCGATAACGACGATTTCTTCTCGCTGGCGGAAGAGCTGCCGCAAAATGAAGATCTGCTGGAAGCAGAAGATGACGCTCCGATTATCAAACTGATTAACGCCATGCTGGGAGAAGCGATCAAAGAGAGCGCCTCGGATATCCATATTGAGACCTTTGAGCAGTCGCTGTCGATCCGTTTCAGGGTGGATGGTGTACTGCGTGAGGTGCTGGCACCAAGCCGTAAACTGGCACCGCTGCTGGTTTCCCGTGTAAAGGTGATGGCGAAACTGGATATTGCTGAGAAGCGTGTACCACAGGATGGCCGTATTTCGTTGAGAATCGGCGGACGGGCAGTGGACGTGCGTGTTTCCACCATGCCTTCCTCCCACGGCGAGCGCGTGGTAATGCGTCTGCTGGATAAGCACGCTACACGCCTCGACCTGCATAGCCTTGGAATGACGAAGAGTAATCACGATTCTTTCCAGAAGCTAATCAGTCGTCCCCACGGCATTATTCTGGTTACCGGCCCGACTGGTTCCGGTAAGTCGACAACCCTTTACGCCGGTCTGCAGGAGCTGAATAGCAGTGAGAGAAACATTCTTACCGTTGAAGATCCGATTGAATTTGATATTGACGGTATCGGTCAGACACAGGTAAACCCGAAAGTCGATATGACCTTTGCCCGTGGCTTGCGTGCTATTCTTCGTCAGGACCCTGATGTGGTGATGGTAGGTGAAATCCGTGACCTCGAAACGGCACAGATTGCAGTTCAGGCTTCTCTTACCGGTCACCTTGTGATGTCGACCCTGCATACCAATACGGCAGTAGGTGCGATTACCCGTCTGCGGGATATGGGCATTGAGCCATTCCTGATCTCCTCTTCCCTGCTTGGAGTACTTGCCCAGCGTCTGGTAAGAACCCTGTGTCCGGATTGTAAACAGGCCTATCAGGCCGATAAGGAACAGAAGAAGCTGTTTAATATCGGTGAGTCAGAACAACTGATGCTTTATAAAGCGATGGGCTGTGAAGCCTGTAACTACAAAGGTTACCGCGGGCGTACCGGTATTCATGAACTGCTGATGGTGGATGATGATGTTCAGGAGCTGATTCATTCAGAAGTCGGTGAGCAGGCAGTAGAAAAAGCGATTCGTGCCAAGACGCCGAGTATCCGTGATGACGGACTGAGCAAGGTACTTCAGGGACTGACCACACTTGAAGAAGTGATGCGGGTGACCAAGGAAGTGTAA
- the gspJ gene encoding type II secretion system minor pseudopilin GspJ has translation MWRNKFRPHNSKSSKGFTLIEVLVAIAIFATLSVSAYQVLNQVQRSNAQSIEKTGRLKDIQRAMVIIDNDFRQMALRQFRTNGDEPSEKIIEWGQGLLESDNNAVLFVRLGWLNPQQMFPRGEVSKVGYRVVADRLERVWWRYPDTPVGQQGIVTPLLDGVTNIEMRFYSAGNWLERWDQPLALPEAVAFSIELQDYGKIERVYLTAGEKLQKDNGEGSSDEAS, from the coding sequence ATGTGGCGAAATAAGTTCAGACCACATAACAGCAAAAGCAGCAAGGGGTTTACCCTGATAGAGGTGCTGGTGGCCATTGCCATCTTTGCTACGCTCAGTGTTTCTGCCTATCAGGTACTGAATCAGGTGCAGCGTAGTAATGCTCAGTCGATTGAGAAAACAGGCCGGTTAAAGGATATCCAGCGAGCTATGGTGATTATCGACAACGATTTTCGCCAGATGGCACTCAGACAGTTCAGGACCAATGGCGATGAACCGTCTGAAAAGATAATCGAGTGGGGTCAGGGGCTGTTAGAGTCTGACAACAACGCCGTGCTATTTGTCCGGCTGGGATGGCTGAATCCACAGCAGATGTTCCCCCGCGGAGAAGTTTCAAAGGTGGGTTACCGGGTGGTTGCCGATCGACTGGAAAGAGTATGGTGGCGCTATCCGGATACCCCTGTAGGGCAGCAAGGCATAGTAACGCCCCTGCTTGATGGCGTGACGAATATAGAGATGCGCTTTTACTCAGCCGGCAACTGGCTAGAGCGCTGGGATCAGCCACTGGCGCTACCGGAAGCGGTCGCTTTTTCTATCGAGTTGCAAGATTACGGCAAGATAGAGCGGGTATATCTGACGGCCGGTGAGAAGTTGCAGAAAGATAACGGGGAGGGTAGCAGCGATGAAGCAAGCTAA
- the gspD gene encoding type II secretion system secretin GspD has protein sequence MKRWLSKSALMLAGSLMCAPVMANEFSASFKGTDIQEFINIVGRNLEKTVIVDPSVRGKIDVRSYDVLNEEQYYQFFLNVLEVYGFAVVEMENGVLKVIKAKDAKTSAIPVIGDETNVQGDTVVTRVVAVRNVSVRELSPLLRQLNDNAGAGNVVHYDPANIILITGRAAVVNRLAEIIERVDRAGDKEIEIVELKSASASEMVRIVEALNKTTNAKNVPAFLQPKLVADDRTNSVLISGDPTVRKRLRKLIQQLDVEMATKGNNQVVYLKYAQAKEMVEVLEGVSANIQAAKQTGQNNSSSKDAVKISAHADTNALVLTAPPDVMQALQDVIAQLDIRRAQVLIEALIVEMSEGDGINLGVQWGNLDNGAVIQYSNTGAPIGQVMVGLEEAKDTVEQKPIRDSNTGAIKYYETTTTKGDFTKLASALSGVNGAAMSVIMGDWTALISAVSSDSNSNILSSPSITVMDNGEASFIVGEEVPVITGSTASSSNSNPFQTVERKEVGIKLKVVPQINEGDSVQLNIEQEVSNVLGASGAVDVRFAKRQLNTSVMVQDGQMLVLGGLTDERAMENESKVPLLGDIPVLGHLFKSTNTQTEKRNLMVFIKPTIIRDGVTADGITQRKYNYIRAEQLFKAEEGLKLLPDSAIPVVDKLGSEKLYPAEFQVFIDQLGAK, from the coding sequence GTGAAAAGGTGGTTAAGCAAAAGCGCATTAATGCTGGCAGGAAGCCTGATGTGTGCCCCTGTAATGGCGAATGAGTTCAGCGCTAGCTTTAAAGGAACAGATATTCAGGAGTTTATCAATATTGTCGGTCGGAACCTTGAAAAGACCGTTATTGTAGACCCTTCTGTCCGCGGCAAAATCGATGTACGTAGCTATGATGTGTTAAACGAAGAGCAGTATTACCAGTTTTTCCTTAATGTACTGGAAGTTTACGGCTTCGCTGTAGTTGAGATGGAAAACGGTGTACTTAAGGTGATAAAAGCCAAGGACGCTAAAACATCTGCGATTCCTGTTATCGGTGATGAAACCAATGTGCAGGGTGACACCGTAGTTACCCGTGTGGTTGCGGTTCGTAACGTATCGGTACGTGAGCTTTCTCCCCTGCTTCGACAGTTAAATGATAATGCCGGTGCCGGTAATGTGGTTCATTACGACCCTGCCAATATTATTCTGATTACCGGCCGTGCAGCAGTAGTAAACCGCCTTGCTGAAATCATTGAGCGGGTAGATCGCGCTGGTGATAAAGAGATTGAGATTGTAGAGCTGAAGAGTGCCTCTGCTTCAGAGATGGTGCGTATTGTTGAAGCATTGAATAAAACAACTAATGCTAAGAATGTGCCGGCTTTTCTGCAGCCTAAACTGGTGGCCGATGACAGAACCAACTCGGTATTGATTTCCGGTGACCCTACGGTCAGAAAGCGTCTGCGTAAGCTGATTCAGCAACTTGATGTTGAAATGGCCACTAAGGGTAATAATCAGGTGGTTTACCTTAAGTATGCTCAGGCCAAAGAGATGGTTGAGGTACTGGAAGGGGTTTCTGCCAATATTCAGGCGGCAAAACAGACTGGCCAGAACAATAGCAGTAGTAAAGACGCAGTTAAGATCTCCGCCCACGCGGATACCAATGCTCTGGTTCTGACCGCGCCGCCGGATGTTATGCAGGCGCTGCAGGATGTGATTGCTCAGCTGGATATCCGTCGTGCTCAGGTTCTGATTGAAGCCCTGATCGTGGAAATGTCAGAAGGTGACGGTATTAACCTTGGTGTGCAGTGGGGCAATCTGGATAACGGTGCAGTGATTCAGTATAGCAATACCGGAGCGCCAATCGGGCAGGTGATGGTTGGCCTTGAGGAAGCGAAAGATACCGTTGAGCAAAAACCAATTCGTGACAGTAATACTGGCGCCATTAAGTATTACGAAACGACTACCACAAAAGGTGACTTTACAAAACTTGCCAGTGCTCTAAGTGGTGTAAATGGCGCTGCCATGAGTGTCATTATGGGTGACTGGACTGCGTTAATCAGTGCCGTTTCAAGTGACTCCAACTCTAATATTCTCTCTTCTCCGAGTATTACGGTGATGGATAACGGCGAAGCTTCCTTTATTGTTGGTGAAGAAGTTCCTGTGATTACCGGTTCAACGGCCAGTTCCAGTAACAGCAACCCATTCCAGACCGTAGAACGTAAAGAAGTGGGTATTAAGCTGAAGGTGGTACCACAGATTAATGAAGGTGACTCGGTACAGTTGAATATTGAGCAGGAAGTGTCAAACGTTCTGGGGGCAAGCGGTGCAGTAGATGTGCGCTTTGCCAAGCGTCAGCTAAATACTTCGGTTATGGTTCAGGATGGTCAGATGTTGGTTCTGGGTGGACTGACTGATGAACGCGCTATGGAGAATGAATCTAAAGTGCCTTTGCTGGGTGATATTCCGGTACTTGGCCACCTGTTTAAGTCGACCAATACTCAGACAGAAAAACGTAACCTGATGGTGTTTATTAAGCCAACCATTATCCGCGACGGTGTGACCGCTGATGGTATTACTCAGCGTAAATACAACTATATCCGCGCTGAGCAGCTGTTTAAGGCGGAAGAAGGCTTGAAGCTGTTGCCTGACAGTGCGATTCCGGTGGTGGATAAGCTAGGTTCTGAAAAATTGTACCCTGCTGAGTTTCAGGTGTTTATCGATCAGTTGGGAGCGAAGTAA
- the gspL gene encoding type II secretion system protein GspL: MSEFLTVRLSRQTDAPIPWLVWSVSQNEVIASGELSHRNELDQLLPYARQRTTIALLDSRDVLLSECEIPAGALRQLDSMIPYLLEEEIAQDVEELHYTILNRGAGRASVAAVDEKYLAGWLKRFRDAGIELKRVLPDVLAMPLIEQQISALQIGKSWLFRKDLYQGMAADTQWLNTLFESDWCKQEQSKLPITGYTPAPDYPFDAEQQWNAAEPELVMALLTKGAIASPVNLLTGEFKPQSSMLKHIRIWRKVAIAACLFVTVLSVQQLLKVNQLEAEAKAYRAESERIFRSVFPDKRKIPTVSYLKRQMNDEANRLSGNSSGDTVLDWLADLPQILANQPAVEIQSIRFDANRAEARIEMLMADFQTFEVIRSRLEQQYVVTQGPLNKKESKVSGSYVLRRKQ; encoded by the coding sequence GTGAGTGAGTTTCTGACCGTTAGGCTGAGCAGACAGACCGACGCGCCCATTCCGTGGCTGGTTTGGTCTGTAAGTCAGAATGAAGTGATCGCCAGCGGGGAGCTGAGCCACCGGAATGAGTTGGATCAGTTACTACCCTATGCAAGGCAGAGAACGACCATTGCGTTGCTGGACAGCCGTGATGTGCTTCTGTCTGAGTGTGAAATCCCAGCCGGTGCATTAAGACAACTGGATAGCATGATTCCTTACCTGCTGGAAGAAGAGATCGCACAGGATGTTGAGGAACTGCATTACACTATTCTGAACCGGGGAGCAGGCAGAGCTTCGGTCGCTGCTGTGGATGAAAAGTATCTGGCCGGATGGCTTAAGCGATTCCGGGATGCAGGGATTGAACTGAAGCGGGTATTGCCGGACGTATTGGCGATGCCGCTTATTGAACAGCAGATCAGTGCTCTGCAAATTGGTAAGAGTTGGCTGTTCAGAAAAGACCTTTATCAGGGCATGGCGGCCGATACACAGTGGCTGAATACTCTGTTTGAATCTGACTGGTGCAAACAGGAACAGAGCAAACTGCCAATCACAGGATATACACCGGCACCAGATTACCCGTTTGATGCAGAGCAGCAGTGGAATGCAGCTGAACCAGAACTGGTGATGGCTTTGCTGACTAAGGGGGCGATTGCTTCGCCAGTGAACCTTTTGACGGGTGAGTTTAAGCCTCAGTCGTCTATGTTGAAACATATCCGAATCTGGCGCAAGGTTGCTATTGCGGCCTGTCTGTTTGTTACGGTTTTATCGGTTCAGCAACTTTTGAAAGTCAATCAACTGGAAGCTGAAGCAAAAGCGTACCGTGCAGAGAGTGAGCGTATTTTCCGTTCGGTTTTTCCTGATAAACGTAAGATTCCTACCGTCAGCTATCTGAAGCGTCAAATGAATGATGAAGCAAATCGTTTGTCGGGTAACAGCAGTGGAGATACGGTACTGGATTGGCTGGCAGACTTGCCTCAGATTCTGGCTAACCAGCCAGCGGTTGAGATACAGAGTATTCGATTTGATGCTAACCGTGCTGAGGCGAGAATTGAGATGTTAATGGCTGATTTCCAGACCTTTGAGGTGATTCGTTCCAGACTGGAGCAGCAATACGTTGTTACTCAGGGGCCTCTTAATAAGAAAGAGAGCAAAGTATCAGGTAGTTATGTACTAAGGAGAAAGCAATGA
- the gspG gene encoding type II secretion system major pseudopilin GspG, which translates to MRRKQAGFTLLEVMVVVVILGILASFVVPNLLGNKEKADQQKAISDISALEQALDMYKLDNSVYPTTDQGLDALVAKPSGSPEPRNYRSGGYIKRLPNDPWGREYQYLSPGDNGTIDIFTFGADGEEGGEEASTDIGNWNLQDFR; encoded by the coding sequence ATGAGAAGAAAACAAGCCGGTTTTACCCTGTTAGAGGTAATGGTTGTCGTTGTAATTCTGGGTATTCTGGCCAGCTTTGTAGTGCCAAACCTGCTGGGCAATAAAGAGAAAGCGGATCAGCAGAAAGCGATCTCTGATATTTCGGCTCTGGAACAGGCGCTGGATATGTATAAGCTGGATAACAGCGTTTACCCGACTACAGATCAGGGGCTGGACGCTTTGGTCGCTAAGCCTTCAGGCAGCCCTGAACCGAGAAACTACCGTAGTGGTGGTTATATTAAACGTCTGCCAAACGATCCGTGGGGCAGAGAGTATCAGTACCTGAGTCCGGGCGATAACGGCACTATCGACATCTTTACTTTTGGTGCTGATGGTGAAGAAGGCGGTGAAGAAGCCAGTACAGATATCGGTAACTGGAACCTGCAGGACTTCCGTTAA
- the gspH gene encoding type II secretion system minor pseudopilin GspH: MNKRNAGFTLIEIMLVMVLLSMSAVAVIMTLPANKQDVVKQHAQRFFYKLQLLNEDAILNGKDFGITIKENRNQYTFVVLTKEGWQRLDSKNYQLVELDEGLEIRFEPGSGAWADDDRLFEPGSLFDDEMFAEEEENKKGDPPQVFVLSSGEVTPFALDFYVKSEQETRWQVLVKENGEIQLNSPLSLADGERP, encoded by the coding sequence ATGAATAAGAGAAACGCCGGCTTTACGCTGATTGAGATAATGCTGGTGATGGTGCTGCTTTCCATGAGTGCTGTTGCGGTAATAATGACCCTTCCGGCCAATAAGCAGGATGTGGTTAAACAGCATGCCCAGCGTTTCTTTTACAAGCTTCAGTTGCTGAATGAAGATGCCATTTTAAATGGCAAAGATTTTGGTATTACCATCAAAGAGAACCGCAATCAGTATACCTTTGTGGTGCTGACAAAAGAGGGCTGGCAGAGACTGGATAGTAAAAACTATCAGCTGGTTGAGCTGGACGAGGGTCTGGAAATCCGCTTTGAGCCGGGTAGCGGTGCGTGGGCTGATGACGACAGGTTATTTGAACCGGGCTCTCTGTTTGATGATGAGATGTTTGCTGAAGAGGAAGAGAACAAAAAGGGTGATCCTCCTCAGGTGTTTGTTCTGTCGAGTGGTGAGGTTACGCCTTTCGCTCTCGACTTTTATGTTAAATCCGAACAAGAGACCCGCTGGCAGGTATTGGTAAAAGAGAACGGCGAAATTCAGCTGAATAGTCCGCTGAGTTTAGCTGACGGGGAACGGCCATGA
- the gspF gene encoding type II secretion system inner membrane protein GspF codes for MAAFEYKALNSKGRQKKGVLEGDNARQVRQRLKEQGLVPVEVVETKGKRDPSSKASSGFKRGISSKDLALITRQLSTLVQASMPLEECLRAVADQTEKPRIRTMLVAVRSRVVEGYTLADSLADYPHIFDELYRSMVAAGEKSGHLDSVLNRLADYAENRQQMRSKLLQAMIYPIVLTVFAIGIVAFLLASVVPKIVDQFVQMGQELPASTQILLASSEFVQNWGLYILLGLISLYMLTKVALKNKNTRLSWDRKVLYLPMLGKIARGLNTSRFARTLSICTSSAIPLLDGMKVAVDVMTNQFVKQEVLQAAEKVREGGSLRKSLEQTRLFPPMMLHMIASGEQSGELEQMLTRAADNQDKDFEATVNIALGLFTPALIAVMAGVVLFIVMATLMPILEMNNLVSG; via the coding sequence ATGGCGGCGTTTGAATATAAAGCCTTAAACAGTAAAGGCAGACAGAAAAAAGGGGTACTTGAAGGGGATAATGCCCGTCAGGTTCGCCAGCGTCTGAAAGAGCAGGGGTTAGTCCCTGTTGAAGTGGTGGAAACCAAGGGTAAAAGAGATCCCTCCAGCAAGGCTTCATCGGGCTTTAAACGTGGTATCAGCAGCAAAGACCTTGCCCTGATCACTCGTCAGTTATCTACTCTGGTTCAGGCCAGCATGCCGCTGGAAGAGTGCCTGAGAGCCGTTGCTGATCAGACAGAAAAGCCCCGTATCCGCACCATGCTGGTGGCTGTGCGTTCAAGGGTGGTGGAAGGTTACACACTGGCTGATAGTCTGGCTGATTATCCACATATTTTTGATGAGCTGTATCGCTCCATGGTGGCGGCCGGCGAAAAATCCGGTCATCTGGACAGCGTGTTAAACCGCCTTGCGGATTATGCTGAGAATCGCCAGCAGATGCGTTCTAAGCTGTTACAGGCGATGATCTACCCTATTGTACTGACAGTTTTTGCTATCGGTATTGTCGCCTTTCTGCTTGCCAGTGTGGTGCCAAAAATTGTTGATCAGTTTGTACAGATGGGGCAGGAGCTTCCAGCTTCAACTCAGATTTTGCTGGCATCCAGTGAGTTTGTGCAGAACTGGGGGCTGTATATTCTGCTGGGGCTGATTTCGCTCTATATGCTGACTAAAGTGGCGCTAAAGAACAAAAATACCCGTCTGTCATGGGACAGAAAGGTGCTTTACCTGCCGATGCTGGGCAAAATTGCCCGTGGCCTGAATACTTCCCGTTTTGCCAGAACCTTGTCAATTTGTACCTCCAGTGCTATTCCGCTGCTGGATGGCATGAAGGTAGCGGTAGATGTGATGACAAACCAGTTTGTTAAACAAGAGGTTTTGCAGGCGGCAGAGAAGGTGCGTGAAGGGGGAAGCCTGAGAAAATCCCTTGAGCAGACCAGACTGTTTCCGCCAATGATGCTGCATATGATCGCCAGTGGTGAGCAGAGTGGTGAGCTGGAACAGATGTTGACCCGTGCCGCGGATAATCAGGATAAAGACTTTGAAGCCACAGTAAATATTGCCCTTGGGCTGTTTACTCCGGCATTGATTGCTGTAATGGCGGGAGTGGTGCTGTTTATTGTTATGGCGACACTGATGCCGATATTGGAAATGAATAACCTTGTATCAGGTTAA
- the gspI gene encoding type II secretion system minor pseudopilin GspI — protein MKQLNRGMTLLEVLVALAIFATAAISVIRSTTQHTNTIAFLEEKTFASMVVDNQMAQVMLKGAPASSYSGSEQMAGRTWYWKVAPVKTAVGAIGAFDVTVYSDKEQKDSLLTVRSYVAK, from the coding sequence ATGAAGCAGCTAAACCGGGGTATGACTTTGCTGGAAGTGCTGGTTGCACTGGCCATTTTTGCTACGGCGGCTATTAGTGTGATTCGCTCTACCACTCAGCATACCAATACCATTGCTTTTCTGGAGGAGAAAACTTTTGCTTCTATGGTTGTTGATAACCAGATGGCGCAAGTGATGCTGAAAGGCGCTCCTGCCAGTAGTTATAGCGGCTCTGAGCAGATGGCTGGCCGTACCTGGTACTGGAAAGTTGCACCGGTGAAAACCGCGGTTGGTGCGATTGGTGCGTTTGATGTCACTGTGTATTCGGATAAGGAACAAAAAGACTCTCTGCTGACGGTAAGAAGCTATGTGGCGAAATAA
- the gspK gene encoding type II secretion system minor pseudopilin GspK, producing MKQANSPARQQGVALIVIMLIIAVMVSLAATMSERLFVNFKRAENRLSHQQAYWYSIGVEALAEYAIKESFNDGDTVNMSQPWALKEQVFPLDYGEAVGFIRDMQSCFNVNSLANLTQVQDTSTKPFLVNVFQLILEESQVDSYQAEVIADSVREFVDADSNTISASGVEDSHYESVSPAYMAPNGMLADVTELRAVNKVDQKVMNALAPVICAVPSDDWRLNVNTVDEKGAVILAALFAPNLSLSSATSLIKNRPFDGWGSVDDFLAESEIAALEEELKDKAKGYLATDSRFFELDAQVIVNESRVRIRSLLYSEDRKKVAVVRRRFGGISE from the coding sequence ATGAAGCAAGCTAACTCTCCCGCCCGTCAGCAGGGTGTGGCTCTGATTGTTATTATGCTGATTATCGCGGTGATGGTTTCCTTAGCGGCAACCATGTCAGAACGGCTGTTTGTTAATTTTAAGCGGGCAGAGAACCGTTTGAGTCACCAGCAGGCATACTGGTATAGCATAGGTGTTGAAGCCCTTGCTGAATATGCCATTAAAGAGAGTTTTAACGACGGCGATACGGTGAATATGAGCCAGCCGTGGGCGCTGAAAGAACAGGTGTTTCCGCTCGATTACGGAGAGGCTGTCGGTTTTATCCGCGATATGCAGTCCTGTTTTAATGTCAACTCGCTGGCGAATCTGACACAGGTTCAGGATACCAGTACGAAACCTTTTCTGGTAAACGTATTTCAGTTGATACTGGAGGAGTCACAGGTTGATAGTTATCAGGCGGAAGTGATTGCTGATTCTGTGCGCGAATTTGTTGATGCTGACAGCAATACCATTTCTGCCTCCGGGGTGGAAGACAGCCACTATGAATCGGTTTCACCGGCCTATATGGCTCCTAACGGTATGTTGGCTGATGTAACCGAGCTCAGGGCAGTAAATAAGGTGGATCAGAAGGTAATGAATGCACTGGCACCTGTGATTTGCGCTGTTCCCAGTGATGACTGGCGTCTGAATGTAAATACGGTTGATGAGAAAGGTGCTGTGATTTTAGCCGCGCTGTTTGCGCCTAATCTGAGCCTTTCATCGGCAACATCTTTAATTAAAAATCGCCCCTTTGATGGCTGGGGCAGTGTGGATGATTTTCTTGCAGAATCAGAAATAGCGGCTCTGGAAGAAGAACTGAAAGATAAAGCCAAGGGGTATCTGGCGACAGATAGCCGCTTCTTTGAGCTTGATGCTCAGGTAATTGTAAATGAGTCTAGAGTCAGGATAAGAAGCCTGCTCTACTCTGAAGACAGAAAAAAGGTGGCGGTAGTACGCCGGCGCTTTGGAGGAATTAGTGAGTGA
- a CDS encoding type II secretion system protein M: MNGLMSSLSSWWNGLLLREQRLLSVGGLLLLVAAVFWGVIQPVADRAEKAQTKINSEKQLLSWVSNKADEIIELRGSSGRSVSERPMNQVVSGSVSRFNIELIRMQPRDDMLQVWIKPVAFNQFVSWLNFLNQDQGIRVEFMDISKADSKGVVEIKRLQLKRGS, encoded by the coding sequence ATGAACGGATTAATGAGTTCACTCTCTTCTTGGTGGAACGGTTTGTTGCTTCGTGAGCAGCGTTTACTCTCCGTTGGGGGCTTGCTGCTGTTAGTCGCTGCGGTTTTTTGGGGAGTTATTCAGCCAGTCGCAGATAGAGCAGAGAAAGCTCAGACAAAGATTAACAGCGAAAAACAGCTGCTCAGCTGGGTAAGCAATAAAGCCGATGAGATTATAGAACTGCGGGGCAGTAGCGGTCGTTCAGTGTCAGAACGCCCTATGAATCAGGTCGTGTCCGGTTCTGTGAGTCGTTTTAATATTGAGCTGATCCGTATGCAGCCGAGAGACGATATGCTTCAGGTCTGGATCAAGCCTGTTGCCTTTAACCAGTTTGTTTCGTGGCTTAACTTTTTAAATCAGGATCAAGGCATCCGGGTTGAGTTTATGGATATTTCAAAGGCTGACAGTAAAGGTGTGGTTGAGATTAAGCGCCTGCAACTTAAGCGGGGCAGCTAA